A single window of Neosynechococcus sphagnicola sy1 DNA harbors:
- a CDS encoding GAF domain-containing protein: MSEQILNAISVIALQIHQSVALEEIFQNAVTVIRGTLYTDRGIICRSQPDGSGEVSFESVGAGWTPMLGQMISAPCFNALGIDRERQEPDNTISDLADRDINPGWAAFVTQFQGQAPLAVPIIAQGDRWGWLMVHHCQCQRSWQSVEVQFLQQMAVQLGIALYQAALHQQLDQGHSTSTASAENTLRQRAEKEQALNQVVRAISQSLDLNIIFSTATTEIAQLLQVDRTTIEQYLPERRCWQVIAEYRQHPDLPMTLGLEIPDEENPITVQLKQVKRVNVRGCFKRFFGSDFMLTASP; the protein is encoded by the coding sequence GTGTCTGAGCAAATCTTAAACGCAATTTCAGTGATCGCCCTCCAAATTCATCAGTCCGTGGCGCTGGAGGAAATTTTCCAGAATGCTGTCACGGTCATTCGAGGGACACTCTACACCGATCGCGGGATCATTTGTCGTAGCCAACCCGATGGCAGTGGTGAAGTCTCCTTTGAGTCTGTGGGGGCGGGCTGGACACCGATGCTGGGGCAGATGATCTCTGCTCCCTGCTTCAACGCTCTGGGGATCGATCGGGAGCGGCAGGAACCAGACAACACGATCTCAGACCTAGCAGACAGAGACATCAATCCTGGCTGGGCAGCCTTCGTCACCCAGTTCCAGGGGCAGGCACCGCTAGCGGTGCCCATTATCGCCCAGGGCGATCGCTGGGGATGGCTGATGGTTCACCATTGTCAGTGTCAGCGATCGTGGCAATCGGTAGAGGTGCAATTTCTGCAACAGATGGCAGTACAGCTAGGCATTGCCCTGTACCAGGCAGCCCTGCACCAGCAACTTGACCAAGGGCACTCAACCTCCACTGCAAGTGCAGAAAATACGCTCCGGCAACGCGCAGAAAAAGAACAGGCACTGAATCAAGTGGTGCGGGCAATTTCTCAGTCTCTGGATTTGAATATCATTTTTTCTACAGCGACGACTGAAATTGCCCAACTTCTGCAAGTGGATCGGACAACCATTGAACAATATTTACCAGAGCGCAGGTGTTGGCAGGTGATTGCTGAATATCGACAACATCCCGATCTGCCAATGACGCTAGGGCTTGAAATCCCAGATGAAGAGAATCCGATAACGGTTCAACTGAAGCAGGTTAAGCGAGTCAATGTTAGAGGATGTTTTAAAAGGTTTTTTGGGTCAGATTTTATGCTAACTGCCTCACCATGA